The Streptomyces sp. NBC_00335 DNA window GCCGACAAGTGCATCATCGTCAACGGCGTCGCCAAGACGTACGCCATGACGGGCTGGCGCGTGGGCTGGGTCATCGGCCCGAAGGACGTGGTCAAGGCCGCGACCAACCTCCAGTCGCACGCCACCTCCAACGTCTCCAACGTGGCCCAGGTCGCGGCGCTGGCCGCCGTCTCCGGCAACCTGGACGCCGTCCACGAAATGCGGACGGCCTTCGACCGCCGCCGTCAGACGATGGTGCGGATGCTGAACGAGATCGACGGCGTCTTCTGCCCGACCCCCGAGGGTGCGTTCTACGTCTACCCCGCGGTCAAGGACGTCCTCGGCAAGGAGATCCGCGGCAAGCGCCCGCAGACCTCCGTCGAGCTCGCCGCGCTGATCCTGGACGAGGCCGAGGTCGCGGTCGTCCCGGGCGAGGCCTTCGGCACCCCCGGCTACCTCCGCCTCTCCTACGCCCTGGGCGACGAGGACCTGGTCGAGGGCGTCTCCCGCATCCAGAAGCTCCTCGCGGAGGCGAAGGCCTAGGCCTGGCGCGCCCCGCAGCCACGCCTGAGCGGCGGTTCCCTCTCCGGGGAGCCGCCGCTCAGGCGTTCCCGGGAGCGCTGCCGCTCCACCCCGGTCCGCTGCGCGGGGCCTTCCGGGCGGCGCCCGGAAGGCCCCGCGCAGCGGCCCCCGATCCCCGCTCATGCGTTCGCGCAAGCCCCCGATCGGTAAAACCCCCTCCCGCCGGGGGCGGCAGTGCGGCAGGATCAACAAATGGAGCACGCACGCGATCTCACGCTTCTGCCGAAGGCCCACCTCCACCTGCACTTCACCGGCTCGATGCGACCGTCGACCCTGCTGGAGCTCGCCGACAAGTACGGCGTCCGGCTCCCGGACGCCCTGACCTCCGCCGAGCCACCCAAGCTCCGCGCCACCGACGAACGCGGCTGGTTCCGCTTCCAGCGGCTCTACGACGCCGCCCGCTCCTGCCTGCGCGAGCCCGACGACATCCGCCGCCTGGTCCGCGAGGCCGCGGAGGAGGACGTACGGGACGGCAGCGGCTGGCTGGAGATCCAGGTGGATCCCACCTCCTACGCCCCCCTCCTCGGCGGGATGATCCCGGCCGTCGAGATCATCCTCGACGCCGTGGACGCCGCCTCCCGCGAGACCGGCCTCGGCATGCGCGTCGTCATCGCCGCCAACCGCATGAAGCACCCCCTCGACGCCCGCACCCTGGCCCGGCTCGCCGTCCGCTACGCCGACCGCGGCATCGTCGGGTTCGGGCTCTCCAACGACGAGCGCCGCGGCATGGCCCGCGACTTCGACCGGGCCTTCGCCATCGCCCGCGAGGGCGGACTGCTCGCGGCCCCGCACGGCGGCGAGCTCACCGGCCCGTCCTCCGTCCGCGACTGCCTCGACGATCTGCACGCCGCCCGCATCGGGCACGGCGTACGGGCCGCCGAGGATCCGCGCCTGCTCAAGCGGCTCGCCGACCGGCAGATCACCTGTGAGGTCTGTCCGGCGTCCAACGTCGCCCTCGGGGTGTACGAGCGCCACGAGGACGTCCCGCTGCGCACCCTCTTCGAGGCCGGGGTCCCGATGGCCCTGGGGGCGGACGATCCGCTGCTCTTCGGGTCCCGGCTCGCGGCCCAGTACGAGATCGCCCGCCAGTACCACGCCTTCACGGACACGGAGCTCGCCGAGCTGGCCCGCCAGTCGGTGCGCGGCAGCGCGGCGCCCGCCGGCGTACAGGAGAAGCTGCTGGCCGGGATCGACCACTGGATCACCTCGTAGGGGCGGCCCGCGTCAGCGCGTGAGCCGCAGGTCGCCCTCGTGGCAGTCGGCGCGCACCCGCGCGCCGTCCGGGAAGCCGATCTCCAGGTGGGTGCGCCCCTGTGCGGGCAGCGCGAACTCGGCGACCGATTCCACGGTCTCGCCGAGGTGGCGCAGGAAGGGGTGGTCTCCGAGGTCCTCGCCGACCTCGATGCGGCCCCACTCCCCCATGTCGTAGGGCTCGTGCGGGGCCTCGGATTCCACGATGAGGCAGGCGTCGGACCCGGTGGTGATCCGGGTGGACTCCCCGTCGCTGTCGAAGAGCCAGACGTCGAGGGGAGCCTCGGAGCGTTCGCCGTCGCTGATGTGCCAGGACGCGACGACCTTGTCGATCGTGCGTCCCACCAGCCGGGTGGGGTCCGTACCGGCCCCGTGCAGGGGACAGAGCATGGGCGGGCCGGGACTCCTCAGATGCTGACGCCGACCGTCACCGGCTCGTTGACCAGAGTGACGCCGAAGGCCGCGTGGACGCCCGCGACGACCTCGCGGGCCAGGTCGAGGAGGTCTTCGGTGGTGGCCTCGCCGCGGTTGGTGAGGGCGAGGGTGTGCTTGGTGGAGATGCGGGCGGGGCCCTCGCCGTAGCCCTTGGTGAAGCCGGCCTTGTCGATCAGCCAGGCCGCGCTGGTCTTCGTACGGCCCTCTCCGGCCGGGTACGCGGGCGGGGCGGTCTCGGGGCCGAGCCGCTCCTGGGCGCGGGCGAGGAAGGCGGCGTACGCCTCGTCGCCGAGGATCGGGTTGTGGAAGAAGGAGCCGGCCGACCAGGTGTCGTGGTCGGCGGGGTCGAGGACCATGCCCTTGCCGGCGCGCAGCCGCAGGACGGTCTCGCGCGCCTGCGCCGCGGGCACCCGGTCGCCGGCCTCGACGCCGAGGGCGCGGGCCGTCTCGGGGTACTTGACCGGCGCGGACAGGCCGCCCGCGTCCTCCAGTGCGAAGCGGACGCGCAGGACGACGTACCGGTCGGGCCGGTGCTTGAAGAGGCTGTCGCGGTACGAGAACGCGCAGTCGGCGGCCGAGAGCGTGACCGTTTCTCCGCGCGTGCGGTCGTAGGCGACGACCTCGGTGATCGTGTCGCAGACCTCCTGGCCGTACGCCCCGACGTTCTGGATCGGGGTGGCGCCGGCCGAGCCGGGGATCCCGGCGAGGCATTCGATGCCCGCGAGCCCGGCGTCGACGACGCGGGCGACGGCCTCGCTCCAGTTCTCGCCGGCGGCGAGCTCCAGCCGGGTCCCGTCGAGCGCGAACCCGGTGGTCGCGATCCGCAGGGCGGTGCCGTCGAAACCCTGGTCGCCGATGACCAGGTTGCTGCCGCCGCCGATGACCAGGAGCGGGGTGCCGCTCTCGTCCGCGGCGCGCACGGTGGCGACGACCTCGGCGTCGGTGGTCGCGGTGACCAGCCGGGCGGCGGGGCCGCCGAGCCGGAAGGTGGTCAGCGGGGCGAGGGGGGCGTCGTGGAGTTCCTGCACGTGGACAAGAGTACGGTCCGCGTCCCCCCGAGCGGGCGGGGCCACGGACCGTGCGCGTACCGCAGGGCCGTACGGGGGCCGGGCGGCCCGCCTCAGCCGCGCTCCGGCTCCTGCTCCGGCTCCTTCGTCTTCACTGCTTCCGTGCTTGCTCGGCGAGGCGGCGCTCCGCCTCGGCCCAGCCGATGGGGAGCTCGCCCGCCGGGACGGTCCAGAAGACGAACCCGGCCTCCTTCGTATAGGCGGCGGCCGCCCGGGAGCTGGACCGGTGCGGTTCGCTGCCCGCGAAGCGGTAGAGCGCGTCCCGGTCCTCCCAGGCGGACAGGGTCAGGAAGGTGCGGCGCAGGACCCGGGCCCGCAGGGCGACCCCGTGGGCTCCGGGGGCCTTGCGCATCTGGAGGACGATGCCGGGCGACTTGAGGAAGAACCTCAGTGCTCCGGTCAGGCTCGTCGTCTCGAAGCGGGAGGCCATGACGTAGACCTCGGCGCCGGCGGCGGGCCGGGTGGGCGTGGACCAGGGGATGTCGGGCATGACGGGCCCTTCCTCTCGCGGACGTGTCGTACGGACCTTCGTGCGCGTCGGCGGCTGCGGTCCCCCCGCCGGCCGCCGCGCGGGCACCGGCCGGCGAGCGGGACCCGCTCAGACGGCCACCTTCTCGGGAGCGCGCCCGCCGGCCGGGGCCGCACCCCGGTCGTCCGCCGGCAGGTCCTCAGTCGGCAGGTCCTCCATCGACAGGGCGGCCCGGGCCTTTTCCTCGGCCCGGCCGGGGAGCAGGAGCGCCAGGACGGCCGCCACGGCGACGGCCGCGCCGCCGATCCAGAGGGCGGGGACGGTGCCGTCGGTGAAGGACTGCCCGGACTGGTAGCCGCCCTGGGCGGAGAAGACGGAGGCGAGGACGGCGACGCCGAGGGCTCCGCCGACTTCGCGCAGGGCGCTGTTGGCGCCGGCGGCCTTGCCCTGGTCGGCTCGGGCGACGGTGGACATGAGGGCGTTGGAGGCGGGGGCGAAGAACAGGCCCATGCCGATGCCGCTGATGATCAGCGCCGGGAGCTGGGCGGCGTAGGAGACTTCGGTGCCCAGGATCACGGCGAACCAGCCGAGACCGATGGCCTGGAGCGCCAGCCCGGCGACCACGACGGGCCGGCTGCCGATGCGGTCGGAGAGGATCCCGGAGATCGGGGCGGCGATCATGGGCATGGCGGTCCAGGGGAGCATCCGCAGCCCGGCTTCGGTGGGCGAGTAGCCGAGGACGCCCTGGAGGAACTGGCTCAGCAGGAAGATCGAGCCGAACATCCCGACGAACATCAGCAGGCTCGCCATGTTGATGCCGAAGAAGCCCCGGTCGCGGAAGAGCCGCATGGGCAGCACCGGGTTGGCGCTGCGGAAGCCGTGGACGACGAACGCGCCCACGAGCGCGGCCCCCACCAGCAGCGGGGTGAGCACGGAGGGGCTGGTCCAGCCGTCCGCGTTGGCGTTGACCAGCCCGTAGACGATGCCGAAGAGCCCGCCGCTGATGAGCAGGGTGCCCGGGACGTCGAGTTTGGCCTGCGGGGCGGTGGACTCGCCGAGCCGCATCCGGGAGAGCGGAATGAGCGCCAGTCCGACCGGGACGTTCAGCCAGAAGATCCACTGCCAGGAGATGTGCTCGGTGAGGCTGCCGCCGATGAGCGGCCCGCTCGCCACGGCGAGGCCGGTGAGGGCGCCGTAGATGCCGAGGGCCATTCCGCGCCGGGCGGCGGGGACGGCGACGGTCAGCAGCGTGAGCGAGAGCGGCATCATGATCGCCGCGCCGACTCCCTGGACGGCCCGGGCGGCGATGAGCTCGTTGATACCGGGCGACAGGGCCGCGGCGGCGGACGCGGCGGTGAACACGGCCGTGCCGGCGATGAAGAGCCGCCGGCGGCCGAACCGGTCACCGAGGGCCGCGCCGAACATGAGCAGGACGGCGAAGGTGAGCGTGTACGCGTTCACCGTCCACTCCAGGTCCTCCAGCTTCCCGCCGAGGTCCTCGCGGATGGACGGGAGCGCGGTGGTGACGACGAGGTTG harbors:
- a CDS encoding adenosine deaminase; this encodes MEHARDLTLLPKAHLHLHFTGSMRPSTLLELADKYGVRLPDALTSAEPPKLRATDERGWFRFQRLYDAARSCLREPDDIRRLVREAAEEDVRDGSGWLEIQVDPTSYAPLLGGMIPAVEIILDAVDAASRETGLGMRVVIAANRMKHPLDARTLARLAVRYADRGIVGFGLSNDERRGMARDFDRAFAIAREGGLLAAPHGGELTGPSSVRDCLDDLHAARIGHGVRAAEDPRLLKRLADRQITCEVCPASNVALGVYERHEDVPLRTLFEAGVPMALGADDPLLFGSRLAAQYEIARQYHAFTDTELAELARQSVRGSAAPAGVQEKLLAGIDHWITS
- a CDS encoding UDP-N-acetylmuramate dehydrogenase; translation: MQELHDAPLAPLTTFRLGGPAARLVTATTDAEVVATVRAADESGTPLLVIGGGSNLVIGDQGFDGTALRIATTGFALDGTRLELAAGENWSEAVARVVDAGLAGIECLAGIPGSAGATPIQNVGAYGQEVCDTITEVVAYDRTRGETVTLSAADCAFSYRDSLFKHRPDRYVVLRVRFALEDAGGLSAPVKYPETARALGVEAGDRVPAAQARETVLRLRAGKGMVLDPADHDTWSAGSFFHNPILGDEAYAAFLARAQERLGPETAPPAYPAGEGRTKTSAAWLIDKAGFTKGYGEGPARISTKHTLALTNRGEATTEDLLDLAREVVAGVHAAFGVTLVNEPVTVGVSI
- a CDS encoding DUF3291 domain-containing protein — protein: MPDIPWSTPTRPAAGAEVYVMASRFETTSLTGALRFFLKSPGIVLQMRKAPGAHGVALRARVLRRTFLTLSAWEDRDALYRFAGSEPHRSSSRAAAAYTKEAGFVFWTVPAGELPIGWAEAERRLAEQARKQ
- a CDS encoding DHA2 family efflux MFS transporter permease subunit produces the protein MQDTKLRAPAVWALVITGAASFMAALDNLVVTTALPSIREDLGGKLEDLEWTVNAYTLTFAVLLMFGAALGDRFGRRRLFIAGTAVFTAASAAAALSPGINELIAARAVQGVGAAIMMPLSLTLLTVAVPAARRGMALGIYGALTGLAVASGPLIGGSLTEHISWQWIFWLNVPVGLALIPLSRMRLGESTAPQAKLDVPGTLLISGGLFGIVYGLVNANADGWTSPSVLTPLLVGAALVGAFVVHGFRSANPVLPMRLFRDRGFFGINMASLLMFVGMFGSIFLLSQFLQGVLGYSPTEAGLRMLPWTAMPMIAAPISGILSDRIGSRPVVVAGLALQAIGLGWFAVILGTEVSYAAQLPALIISGIGMGLFFAPASNALMSTVARADQGKAAGANSALREVGGALGVAVLASVFSAQGGYQSGQSFTDGTVPALWIGGAAVAVAAVLALLLPGRAEEKARAALSMEDLPTEDLPADDRGAAPAGGRAPEKVAV